A genomic region of uncultured Paludibaculum sp. contains the following coding sequences:
- a CDS encoding glycoside hydrolase family 20 zincin-like fold domain-containing protein — MTKQNLKPRWRMVAWGLVVLAAHGQAASLDLSQAVVVVRGVSQTEAGRTAATVLTEEVERRTGLKLTLSGTPGTGRPVILLTAAVGQKAEGYQLRAGSDQTVEIAGADARGLLYGVGAFLRKVDWAKGRLSLPSPLDESSAPVSPIRGHQLGYRSTANSWDAWTIQQYDQYIRELALFGVNSIENIPFQDARNNPLMKVPRREMNRAISEICRKYSLDYWVWTPADVDLKDAAKRTALLARFDEMLADSPVLTGVFVPGGDPGSNPPELVMPFLEEVAHRMAPIHPKAKVWLSLQGFEKEKEEYVYRYIEEKMPVWLGGLVAGPSSPPVARTRARLPRQYGLRLYPDLTHNKICQYQVPHWDQAYALTLGREAVNPRPAEYAGIHNRYAAASDGFISYSDGVHDDVNKVIWSALAWDPNQKVRDILMDYARLHFAPELSGEIADAVLALERNWQGPLVDNGAVEGTLATWRGLEAKVPGLESNWRWQMCLLRAVYDAYVRRRMLYEVGLEDEVNRVLATAREGGSAAAMSQSLAILNRATAQPVSPELRARIVDLCAKLFQSIGLQTSVEKYHASGAERGAVLDFVDAPLNNRWWLEDEFKKVAAMASEKERADRLHDLAAWEHPGAGSYYDDIGNELKSPHVDGDAEQEPESFRGPEPTFWWWDSGRSRARLSWQTTMWPARMVYEGLDPRGTYVLRTGGYGQSLVRMDGQRVAPTVDRKKMGEFKEFAVSQEFVKDGRLVLTWDLPTDESHLNWRQHSRLAEVWLLKRD, encoded by the coding sequence GTGACGAAACAGAACTTAAAGCCAAGATGGCGGATGGTGGCGTGGGGGTTGGTGGTGTTGGCGGCGCACGGCCAGGCCGCGAGCCTGGACTTGAGCCAAGCCGTCGTCGTAGTCCGAGGTGTCTCTCAAACGGAGGCCGGACGCACCGCCGCTACCGTTTTGACGGAGGAAGTGGAGCGGCGCACGGGGCTGAAGCTCACGCTATCGGGCACGCCGGGAACCGGACGCCCCGTGATCCTGCTCACCGCTGCCGTCGGGCAGAAGGCGGAGGGTTACCAGCTGCGAGCGGGCTCGGATCAGACCGTCGAAATCGCCGGTGCTGACGCCCGTGGGCTGCTGTATGGAGTCGGCGCGTTCCTGCGCAAAGTGGATTGGGCGAAGGGCCGACTGAGTCTGCCGAGCCCGCTGGACGAAAGCAGTGCGCCCGTGTCGCCCATTCGCGGGCACCAATTGGGCTACCGCTCGACCGCCAACAGTTGGGATGCGTGGACGATCCAGCAATACGACCAGTACATCCGCGAGCTGGCTTTGTTCGGTGTCAACAGTATCGAGAACATCCCGTTCCAGGATGCACGGAACAATCCACTGATGAAGGTCCCGCGGCGTGAGATGAATCGTGCGATCAGTGAGATCTGCCGCAAGTACTCCCTGGATTACTGGGTGTGGACGCCGGCCGATGTCGATCTCAAGGACGCGGCCAAGCGCACCGCGCTGCTGGCGCGCTTCGACGAGATGCTGGCTGACAGCCCTGTGCTGACGGGTGTTTTCGTGCCGGGGGGCGATCCGGGTTCGAATCCGCCGGAGCTCGTCATGCCATTTCTCGAAGAGGTCGCACACCGCATGGCGCCCATCCATCCCAAGGCCAAAGTGTGGCTGTCGCTGCAGGGCTTCGAGAAGGAGAAGGAAGAGTACGTCTATCGCTACATCGAGGAGAAGATGCCGGTATGGCTGGGCGGCCTGGTGGCTGGCCCTTCCAGCCCGCCTGTCGCACGGACGCGGGCCAGGCTGCCGCGCCAGTATGGCCTGCGGCTCTACCCCGATCTGACGCACAACAAGATCTGCCAGTATCAGGTGCCCCATTGGGACCAGGCTTACGCGCTGACGCTGGGCCGCGAGGCGGTGAATCCACGACCGGCCGAGTATGCGGGCATTCACAACCGCTATGCAGCGGCCAGCGACGGCTTCATCTCCTACTCGGATGGAGTGCATGATGACGTCAACAAGGTGATCTGGAGCGCTCTGGCCTGGGATCCGAATCAGAAGGTGCGTGACATCCTGATGGACTACGCACGGCTGCATTTCGCACCCGAACTCAGCGGCGAGATCGCCGATGCGGTTTTGGCACTGGAGCGCAACTGGCAGGGGCCGTTGGTGGACAACGGAGCAGTGGAAGGCACGCTGGCGACGTGGCGAGGATTGGAGGCAAAAGTCCCCGGGCTGGAATCGAACTGGCGTTGGCAGATGTGCCTGCTGCGCGCCGTTTACGACGCTTACGTCCGGCGCAGGATGCTGTACGAGGTGGGCTTGGAGGACGAAGTGAACCGGGTGCTGGCCACCGCTCGCGAGGGCGGATCCGCGGCGGCGATGAGCCAATCGTTGGCGATCTTGAATCGCGCCACGGCACAGCCGGTCAGCCCTGAGTTGCGGGCGCGGATCGTGGACTTGTGCGCGAAACTCTTCCAGTCCATCGGGCTGCAGACCAGCGTGGAGAAGTATCACGCGAGCGGTGCGGAGCGGGGGGCGGTGCTCGACTTCGTGGACGCACCTCTAAACAACCGTTGGTGGCTGGAGGACGAGTTCAAGAAAGTAGCGGCGATGGCATCGGAGAAGGAAAGGGCGGATCGACTACATGACCTGGCGGCCTGGGAGCACCCAGGCGCCGGCAGCTACTATGACGACATCGGCAATGAGCTGAAATCACCGCATGTTGATGGGGACGCGGAGCAGGAGCCCGAGTCGTTCCGCGGTCCGGAGCCGACCTTCTGGTGGTGGGACAGCGGCCGCAGCCGTGCACGGCTTTCGTGGCAGACCACAATGTGGCCAGCGCGCATGGTGTATGAAGGGCTCGACCCCAGGGGCACCTATGTTCTGAGGACCGGCGGCTATGGACAGAGCCTGGTGCGCATGGATGGGCAGCGGGTGGCGCCCACTGTAGACAGAAAGAAGATGGGTGAGTTCAAGGAGTTCGCGGTCTCTCAGGAATTCGTGAAGGACGGACGTCTGGTGCTGACTTGGGATCTGCCCACGGATGAAAGTCACCTGAA